The following coding sequences lie in one Cotesia glomerata isolate CgM1 linkage group LG5, MPM_Cglom_v2.3, whole genome shotgun sequence genomic window:
- the LOC123265217 gene encoding uncharacterized protein LOC123265217: MNTSRHLSRVAKKLVEEKGILSTPETKLGTTITDQILLKIANFYNDDEYSALMPGMKDFVSVRNDDGNRVHVQKRLVLSNLKELYQCFREINPAEKVGFSKFASLRPKHCVLAGASGTHTICVCTIHQNFKLMMLGANVHSLTRNTEESLKHYNDCLDMIIYETPTEKCYLGGCNKCPGVDELSNILLTCFENQEIENVTYKRWVSKPRCSLETFIQPTEEFIENLCSELKVLLPHSFIAKEQAKFLKTLKETLKPNEYVIICDFAENYAFVVQNAASGFHWNNDQATVFPVVIYYKVNDKLEHRSLVIISDCNNHDAVAVHVFIKIITDYVKSLPERCNKIYYFSDGAPQQFKNFKNFVNLYYHEDDFDISLNGIFLQLPMAKVRVMELVVSSNDLQQEQVSSLR; this comes from the exons CAAGAGTAGCAAAAAAGTTGGTTGAAGAAAAAGGTATACTTTCAACACCTGAAACAAAATTAG ggaCGACAATTACTGatcaaatattattgaaaattgcgAATTTTTACAACGATGATGAGTATAGTGCTTTGATGCCCGGCATGAAAGACTTTGTTTCAGTTCGAAATGATGATGGTAATCGGGTACACGTCCAAAAACGGCTTGTTCTGTCTAATTTAAAAGAACTTTACCAATGTTTCCGTGAAATAAACCCTGCAGagaaagttggattttcgaaatttgCTTCGTTACGGCCGAAACATTGTGTGTTAGCAGGAGCAAGTGGAACGCATACTATCTGTGTATGTACTATCCATCAAAACTTTAAGTTGATGATGCTTG GTGCAAATGTTCATTCTTTAACGAGGAATACAGAAGAGTCGTTGAAACACTATAATGATTGCTTGGACATGATAATATATGAGACTCCaacagaaaaatgttatttggGTGGATGTAACAAGTGTCCAGGGGTAGATGAGTTGAGTAACATTTTACTGACATGTTTTGAGAATCAGGAAATCGAGAATGTCACGTACAAGCGTTGGGTATCAAAACCAAGGTGCAGTTTAGAAACTTTTATACAGCCTAcagaagaatttattgaaaacctTTGTAGTGAATTGAAAGTTCTTCTACCTCACTCATTCATTGCAAAAGAACAAgctaagtttttaaaaacattaaaggAAACACTAAAACCAAATGAATATGTCATTATTTGTGATTTTGCAGAGAATTATGCGTTCGTAGTACAAAATGCAGCATCTGGCTTTCACTGGAATAATGATCAGGCGACAGTTTTTCCggtagttatttattataaagtaaatgaCAAACTTGAACACAGAAGTTTAGTGATTATTTCAGACTGTAATAATCACGATGCTGTTGCTGTTCAtgttttcatcaaaataataacTGATTATGTGAAAAGTCTTCCTGAACGCTGTAACAAGATTTATTACTTTTCTGATGGGGCTCCTCAAcagtttaaaaactttaaaaattttgttaatttgtaCTACCATGAAGATGATTTTGATATTTCGCTGAATGGTATTTTTTTGCAACTGCCCATGGCAAAGGTCCGTGTGATGGAATTGGTGGTATCCTCAAACGACTTGCAGCAAGAGCAAGTCTCCAGCTTGCGGTAG